One window of the Actinomyces wuliandei genome contains the following:
- a CDS encoding class I SAM-dependent methyltransferase — protein sequence MTQQRPAPETPGDETPGRPTASPAPAGPAAARGGEPALPYADRPVSAAPGHWVLARAGKRVLRPGGAALSAAMLDHAGLRGADVVELAPGLGRTAAEVIKAGPASYTAIDRDPDAARRVAAVVGDRGSVRQGEAARTGLADASADVVVGEAMLTMQGDKGKAEIVAEAARVLRPGGRYAIHELGVTPDDIDEAYYTRLRQDLARAIHVNARPMTAAAWKRLLEEAGLEVDWVGTAPMALLRMSRNVRDEGLGGVLRILRNVARDRPLRQRILEMRRTFRRYEKDMVGIAVVAHKPQA from the coding sequence ATGACTCAGCAGCGCCCTGCCCCCGAGACCCCCGGAGACGAGACTCCTGGACGCCCGACCGCCAGCCCGGCTCCTGCTGGTCCCGCCGCTGCGCGGGGCGGCGAGCCTGCCCTGCCCTACGCCGACCGTCCGGTGTCCGCCGCTCCCGGTCACTGGGTGCTTGCCCGTGCTGGCAAGCGTGTCCTGCGCCCCGGCGGTGCCGCGTTGTCGGCAGCCATGCTGGACCACGCTGGCCTCAGAGGCGCCGACGTCGTCGAGCTCGCACCCGGACTGGGACGCACCGCCGCCGAGGTCATCAAGGCTGGCCCCGCCTCCTACACCGCCATCGACCGTGACCCTGACGCCGCGCGGCGGGTGGCCGCCGTGGTCGGGGACCGTGGCAGCGTCCGCCAGGGGGAGGCGGCCCGGACCGGGCTTGCTGACGCCAGTGCGGACGTCGTCGTCGGTGAGGCCATGCTCACCATGCAGGGGGACAAGGGCAAGGCAGAGATCGTGGCCGAGGCGGCCCGGGTGCTGCGCCCCGGAGGCCGCTACGCCATCCACGAGCTGGGTGTCACCCCTGACGACATTGACGAGGCCTACTACACCCGGCTGCGCCAGGACCTGGCCCGCGCCATCCACGTCAACGCCCGTCCCATGACTGCTGCCGCCTGGAAGCGGCTGCTGGAGGAGGCGGGCCTGGAGGTGGACTGGGTGGGCACGGCGCCGATGGCGCTGCTCAGGATGAGTCGCAACGTCCGTGACGAGGGCCTGGGAGGGGTCCTGCGGATCCTGCGCAACGTGGCGCGGGACAGGCCGCTGCGCCAGAGGATCCTGGAGATGCGTCGCACCTTCAGGCGCTACGAGAAGGACATGGTGGGCATCGCCGTCGTCGCCCACAAGCCACAGGCCTGA